Part of the Anaerolineae bacterium genome is shown below.
GGCGGCCTTGAGGGCTTCGAGGGAGGAGAAGGGGCCTTGAGTGGGGTCCAGGGTGGTGATGCGGGCGCTGAGTTTGTGGGGGCCGAAGTTGCCCGCCTCACGGTCTTGCAGGGGGTAGAAGTAGTCAATGGATTGCGTCAGCCGCTCACGGATGCGCGTTTCCAGATTAGGGAGACGGTCTGGGGTGGAGATGATGATGAAATCGGTGGCCGAGAGATGGCCGAGGAAGTCGTCTTTGTTCCCCATATCCCGCACCGCGTTTTGGAGCATCAAGGTGATGGCGCGGAGCACATCGTCGGCGGCGATGAAGCCATAGCGGTCGCGGAAGACATCCAGGTGGCGCAGCGCGACGCCGATGAGCGCCCAGGGCTGATCGCTTTCCAGGGTCATCTGCAGGCGCTCATCCACCACCGGCCCCTCGGGGAGGTTGGTCACCGGGTTGGCCAGGGGGCCCATGCGGGCGCGGCGCAACGCATTGCGCACCCGCAAACGGAGTTCCTGCAGGTCGAAGGGCTTGGTGATGTAGTCGTCGGCCCCCAGTTCCAGCCCGTGCAGGCGGTCGGCGCGTTCGCGTTTCTCGGTGAGAAAGATGATGGGGATGCGGGCTGTGTGGATGTTTTGGCGCAGGCGCCTGGCGACCTCGAAGCCGTCAATGTCCGGCAGGCGAATGTCCAGGATGACTAAGTCTGGATGGGCTATCTGGCACAGCCGGATGCCGTCTTCACCCCAGTTCGCCGTCTGCACCTCGTAGCCCTGCACCTGGAAGTAGGCCATCAGCATATCAGCCACATCCAGGTCGTCTTCGATGATCAGCAGTTTGGCTGGGGTCTTTGCTGGGATGTCCATGGGCCTACGCCTTCGGAAGGGTTAACTGAGAGGTTCTTTGTGAATGATGAATTCGCAGACATCATCGCCTTTGGCAATGCACTTGGATTCATCCACGCGGAATTCGCTTCCACCGGAGACCCATTTCAGACCTTCCTGGAGCAGGCCCACGGCCATGAAGCATACCGGCTTATCGGAGGTGCCATGGCGTCCCCAGCAGACCGGGCAGCGGTGGATGGTGTACACGTACACGTGTTCTTGCTCTTCCACTGTGGATATTTGGTCGCTGAACTGGCTGAAGATTTTGGCCATGGCCGAGAGGCCGATGCGCAATTTGGCTTGGAGAGGTAGTACTTTGAAGGCTAGATCCCCCACGCCAGCTAGCGCGCCGAAATTGCGCAGACCTTCAGAGAAAGCCGCTCGCCCTGCTCGCAGGGCCAATGCCCGGCCTCCGCGCGGGCCGTACATCTCTTCCAGCGCCAGGTTGAGGGCCGAGAAGTCGGCGAAGTCAAAGGCTTTCTCTAAGTTGTCCGGTGGAAGATCATCGATGAGATGGGAAAGATGGGCCAGGTTGAGGATGGCCTTGAGGCCGTTAGGGCCCATCACCTCTTCCAGAGCCTCCAGAGTGATCCGGGCGATTTTGTTGGGGTAGTACAAACCGCTTTTGGGGATGGGGTCCATGGTTCCCTGCCCTTTTAGATGAATTTGGCGATATCTTCGGCTGCTCGGCGCATGTCGAGGAAAATCAGGCCCAACTTGGCCTGGTCGCGGGCCAAAGCGGTGAGCACGGCCTCTTCTCCGATGGCCATCAGCACGACATAGCCGTTCTGGCCTTTGATGAAAACCTGCTCCAGCGCGCCCCGTCCGAGTTCCGAGGCGATGCGTTCGCCCAGGCTCAGCATGGCGGCCGACATCGCGGACACGCGGTCTTCTTCGATGCCCTGGG
Proteins encoded:
- a CDS encoding response regulator, which encodes MDIPAKTPAKLLIIEDDLDVADMLMAYFQVQGYEVQTANWGEDGIRLCQIAHPDLVILDIRLPDIDGFEVARRLRQNIHTARIPIIFLTEKRERADRLHGLELGADDYITKPFDLQELRLRVRNALRRARMGPLANPVTNLPEGPVVDERLQMTLESDQPWALIGVALRHLDVFRDRYGFIAADDVLRAITLMLQNAVRDMGNKDDFLGHLSATDFIIISTPDRLPNLETRIRERLTQSIDYFYPLQDREAGNFGPHKLSARITTLDPTQGPFSSLEALKAALGGTPQKGSTA
- a CDS encoding 4-vinyl reductase translates to MDPIPKSGLYYPNKIARITLEALEEVMGPNGLKAILNLAHLSHLIDDLPPDNLEKAFDFADFSALNLALEEMYGPRGGRALALRAGRAAFSEGLRNFGALAGVGDLAFKVLPLQAKLRIGLSAMAKIFSQFSDQISTVEEQEHVYVYTIHRCPVCWGRHGTSDKPVCFMAVGLLQEGLKWVSGGSEFRVDESKCIAKGDDVCEFIIHKEPLS